The Phyllopteryx taeniolatus isolate TA_2022b chromosome 11, UOR_Ptae_1.2, whole genome shotgun sequence genome includes the window GGTAGGAAGACTAAGTATCCAGAGAAAATCCATGTACAGTAAGTTTGGGAGGGACATACAAATTTCACATACAAACCCCAAACCTTCGAACTTTGAGTCGGATGTGCTATCCACTCCTGCACTGTTCTGCCCTGCACATTTATgcatatatttaaatacatattttaaaatccacacTCATCTTTTCTAAAAACTGGACACAGCGTGACTTAATATATTCAATCCAATTGCCTCTGCATCTTATTGTGCAAAATGAAATCAGAGCACATAAGACAACAATGtcattagtttttttctattgcggaatacattcaaaataaatacatgaggtAATGCcacacatttgaaatgaaacacacaaacactgaagACAGAGTCATGGAAAGGTCTTCACTCTGGCCAGAGTTTTGCAAAAGCTAcatttgtgtggaaaaaaaacgttttatttatttttatttgtatctatttatttttaatagtactatatatatatctgtgttcTTGTGGCCTAAATGCGCTGGCAtagttccttttttgttttgtttcattgtttCGATATTAATTAATGGTGAGATGTCCTGGATGAAGTATGACCCACTACAATAAATgttcccatcttttttgggggggaaaacaacatcATGTATTCCAACATAAAGGTCGATGTTTTCTTTTCCAGTGAGCTGGACTACCATGACGTGGCAGCTGTAAACCAGCGTTGCCAGAGCATCTGCGACTTATGGGACCGACTTGGAACCCTGACCCAGAAAAGGAGGGAGGCATTGGAGGTGAGGAGTATTACAATACAGGGGCAAGAAGAGCATGGATTCTGCCTGCTATCACAAATGAATGTCTTTGCTTCTGTGGAAAGTCGCCACTAGAGTGCGCTAATGATCCAATCAGTAAATGCTTATTGGTTTCAACAAAAATATCAGGAGGTGTTTCATATGGTATTGGATTGAGACATGGCTGTCATCATGTGGCCTATGACTGGCTACAATCCCAGTGGCCACTTCTTCTGATCCATGCTGACCATTCCTGACTTGCAACTGCATGATGGCCCAGGAAAAGGTCTGAGGATTAAGTGTGAATGACAGCAACAGGGGGCTCGTTGTCTGTCCACGTCCCACTCAACACAATCCTCCAGTGACCGAGCCAAAGTTGGGGTTAACAAGGCCATGTTAATGTTATTCTCTCTGGGCTTAATCTTCATAAcaggtgcgtgcgtgtgtgtgtgtgtgtgtgtgtagggtgggggtgggggctaGTATTTGTAAAGGGATTTGTATGGGAGAGGTCATCTTGGGCattttgagtcttttttttttccgtatTTATGTCATGTCCTAATTCTTCCAGCGTACAGATAAGCTGCTGGAAACCATCGATCAATTGTTCCTGGAGTTTGCCAAGCGGTCTGCTCCTTTCAACAACTGGATGGAGGGAGCCATGGAAGACCTGCAAGACATGTTTATGGTGCACACTATAGAGGAGGTCCAGGTAGGCTCACAGCACCGCGGACAATGCTGGAGAATACGTCACACTGAGACCTCCTTATACTGTAGTTTGAGTTTATCTGAAAATCAGCAGGGTGGTAAAGGTCGCATGAATTACTTGAAATCAAAGTATTGTGACTGAATAATTCACTTCTTGTGTGCAGAAAACTCCATACATCCATTTGTCTTATCTAGCCCTTGTTCTTATTAGCGTTGCAGCTGGAGCCGTGGAGTGGTCGACCGTCAATTGCACTTGACAAActagacacacactcacattcacaccaatggacaatttagagcaggtgtggaaaaagtatggcTTCCTTCGTTCTTTAATCTGACCCACTGAACATTACAtaatcaagagtcctgtaatatttgttgcattcatgtaTTTTCCTTCTAAATTTGGCtcataataaacaatatattgccaaaagtattcactcacatgccttgactcacatatgattttaagtgatatcctaTTGTAAATCCATATGCTTTTATATGATGTGGTCTACCCTAtacagctgtaacagcttcagcTCTTGTGGTAAGGCTTTCaaaaaggtttaggagtgagttcacgggaatttttgcccattcttccaggagcatatttgtgaggtcacacactgatgttggacgaaaaagcctggctcactgtccacttgaaatcaacccaaaggtgttctatcaggttgagggaAAGACtatgtgcaggccagtcaagttcagccataccatgtctttatggaccttgctttgtgcactggtgcacagacatgttagaACGGAAAGGGGTAATGCCCAAACTGTTTGGCTgcccaaaatctcttggtatgctgaagcattcaaaGTTCCTTTCACacgagctcaggggctaatattttggacagttCCCACTTTGTGGGAAGTTTGGCCCCTACCTGTTCCAACATGAGTTTGTCAGTGCACAGATCAAGTttcataaagacacggatgagagagtttgatgtggatgaacttcaTTGGCCTGCACattcctgacctcaacccaatagaacacttttggaggaattagagcagagactgagagaCATGCGTCCAACATAAATgggcttctggaaaaatggtcataaattcctataaacacactcctaaaccttttGGAAAAGAGtttaagctgttatagctgcaggGGGTGGACCAATgaattaagaatgggatgtcacttaagatcatatgtgagtcaaggcaggtgagcgaatgcTTTTGGCAATACcgtatagtgtatatatatatattttttaataattctaaactaatttattgtaaataagcaaataaaaaatatgtgaaaaagAGACAATTTTAcacttatatatatttattctatttacTAATTGTTGTAATTTGTTATTACAATTGAGTcctgtaatttgtttttcattaacTTAGTTTTTTACcctaatttttaaatttattttttatatttttattttttcattttacaatatttactAAAGTTTATTAAAATGAAGTTTTAGTGAAATTCTTATTCATtttatcaaaataattattgaatttatttattgtaaataataaaataaaaactattactAAACAATGAAtggattttattaaataattgtttaatacattataattaaatttattataaataaatatttaaaaataataattcatgattATGTTATTATCAACATTAACAATtacacagtattattattattattccagcatgcccgcgactctcgtgaggataagcggtaaagaaaatggatggatggatttttatttttattttttttattaaaaaatttttttttttacctcacccACAACTGACTGAGCCcatgtgttttaaaaatcaaatgtgacccTTAAGAACAAAAGTTTGCTCACCCCagattaagagtcttcaattaacctagtgCACGTTTTGTgtaccattgttttttttgtttttgtttttttgttgatgaGGTAAATAATGAATGGAAACTGAATTACAGTAATCTGTTTCAGGATCAAACTGGCATCATCATAAAACCTCTTTTCTGTACAGGCAGAGTTTACATAACACTTTGGTGGCCATGAAAGTAGGTTGATATAAAAGTGATGTAGTACCACACTTAACATTCTCCAAGTCCAATTTACTatcatttgattttaatttaaacTGATTGATGATTTGCCAAATCAAATTTGTAtactgaagaaaaaataaatcacacctGACAAAACATCGACATTTTAACAGCATTTCAGCAGTTCTGTCTTCCTCTCTGCCTGCCTCCAGAGTCTAATTGCGGCTCACGAGCAGTTCAAAGCAACTCTCCCAGAGGCGGATGCTGAGCGACAGGCCATCCTGGGAATCCACAATGAGGTGCAGAAAATCTCCCAGAGCTACGGGATCAAGGCCAACATTATCAACCCCTACAGCACCATCACGACCGACGAGCTCCTTGCCAAATGGGACAAGGTAGTTACCGCTTTGAAAACCATTCAATTGTCACATTTCTCAATATGCAGTCAGCTGTGTGTTATTTTAGGTTAAGAAGTTGGTTCCTCAGAGGGACAGCGCCATGCAGGAAGAGTTGGCACACCAGCATTCCCATGAAAGGTTGAGGCGGCAGTTTGCCGCACAGGCTAATCTAATTGGACCCTGGATCCAGGCCAGGATGGAGGTTAGACAGGACTCTTTCATATGGGAATGGCTATGTAATGGAGGATAATAATATTTAAGTACATTGTACGTAATGGAGGCATCCTCATAACAGACAGACATTATTGATCTTTAATATGGGGAAGATGTGGTCAGAACAAAGGCTATGACAAAGATTGTGTGGTATTTAGAAGCCATGGTAACTTTAGATCAGCATCTTTATAAAGCAACCAATTGAATTGACCTCTTTGAACAGGAGATTGGACGCTGCTCCCTGGAGATAGGAGGCACCCTGGAGGACCAGATGACCCAACTGAAGCAGTGCGAGCACGTCATCGTCGCATACAAGCCCAACATCGACAAGCTGGAGGGAGACCACCAGCTCATCCAGGAGTCGCTAGTGTTTGACAACAAACACACTAACTACACCATGGAGGTAAAATAGGagttttttgtacaaaatacatttagttATTTGCTTTTGTTCCTTTCAAACAGGTTGTACTTATTTTGTAACCTGAACCGAaagacagacatgctaaccaataGTACACCGTGCTGCCAAAGGCAACTATTTCAAGGGAAAACTATGGACCTACTCACGCTGTCTTCCATGTTGTCATCGCCTTTGCATGTGTAGCACATCCGTGTCGGCTGGGAGCTGCTCCTCACGACCGTCGCCCGTACCATCAACGAGATCGAAACCCATATCCTGACCCGTGACGCTAAAGGCATCAGCCAGCAGCAGATGAATGAATTCAGGTCTTCTTTCAACCACTTCGATCGGGTAAAGATCACAgttgattggtccattttacgTTGTCTGCATTAATacgtgtgtttaatgaatcttaAAATATTCCAAGTGTGATACTTCAGTGTCATCTGTAATCTACTCTGACTATTAGGCTGggtttacactgcatggttcaagtgactcatgcctgattgtgtgtgtgtgtgtgtgtgtgtgagtgtgtgtgtgtgtcactatCTGGCTATGTGTCATGCAGTGTgaatataaaaaatttaaaaaaaaaataaaaattggtaCCAGATATCTTCAGATGGGAATCAGGCCTCTTCTAAATGTGAATACAAATCCGATGCACATCGGATATGTGCATGAATTGGTTATAGCCCGTCAGTGCTCTACGTCATTGAAATACACTCATTGGTGATGTAAACACACACCGCCTCTGCCAGTAGGGGAGAGACTGAAGTCAGCCCAactacatttttcatatttctattattgtttattttaccgTGTTCTAACTGCATGGTCTTGTGGAGTTATTTACATACAACTACGGCATCTGCGCATGTGGTTTGACTGTCAAAACAATTGGATATAAGCATTAAATTAGAATTGGGCACTTGGGCCCGCACTATAAATCGAGCCTTACTTTCATGTTTCTAACTTATGTATGATGACCACTCTTACCACAGAAGAAAAATGGTGCCATGGAAACAGATGACTTCCGAGCCTGCCTCATCTCTATGGGCTATGATTTGGTGAGGTGCCTTCGATGCACATCTCCATTGTTTGTACATAATATTCAAAACACCCGTTTGTCTGTCCGTATCCCATTTAGGGCGAGGTGGAGTTTGCCCGGATAATGATCCTTGTTGACCCCAACGGCACTGGAATCGTCTCCTTCCAGTCTTTCATCGACTTTATGACCAGAGAAACTGCTGATACTGACACTGCTGAGCAGGTTGTGGCATCCTTCCGGATTCTGGCGGCTGACAAGGTTTGTGTGTGAGGAATAGGAATTACTTGAATACAGCAACacagataaacacacacacacacaagttatTAGTGCTTCAGTACAAGTGGTACATTGAGTTAGTTTGCACATAATGCTGTGAGGTCCTAGCTGTTGTGAGTAATATAGTCAGGTTTTTATGCGATGTGTGTGGTACGAATTCTTTGAAGAGAGGACGATTTCTCAATTGGACATAGATGCTCAAGAAATTAGGCAGACGTGTGATCATTTCATGTGTCTCTCAGTGAGACGAGcacagcatgtgtgtgtgtgtgtctgtttttaatGAAACTCTCTTACAATGAGAGTAAgacatttttgatttatttcttaACTTTATACAAtatgacaataaaacaaaaacattgtttataATGCTGTTGTGTCATTGTTCACATTCTGTTCGCACTTTGTATTagaattatttcataaaaaggAGGAAATTCTTATTACTTACAGAAGCTTTAACTGTTTAATTTTGTACCCACAATGTGCATTGTGCTTTCTGTCCGAGGTCGCCTGCAGTTTCTATTGGTGTGTTGACAGTGAACTTTTCACGAGAAAATACTCACTAGCCAGAATTTGTGATTgtgcacatttgaaaacaatgttcatgatacagtattgtttgttttgcttattttttaaGGCTCATACTCAGCTGTTTACTCTGCGGGGCTATGCATACAGAGTTGTAATTTGTATCATCTCCTTGTCTTTGAATTGACAGCCTTACATCCTGGTGGAGGAACTGAGGAGAGAACTGCCTCCCGAGCAAGCCGAATATTGCATCATGAGGATGCCACCCTACAAAATCCTAGGAGCGCCACCGGGGGCGCTGGACTACACCGCTTTCTCCACCGCCCTCTACGGCGAGAGCGACCTCTAACCCCTCACATGGCAGCCTCCGCCCGCTACCATTTTCTTGATGTAGGAATTTAGGGAATCTGTAATGAAAGGAGGTTCAATTGTGTTGAATGTTTGGATTCATTCGTTGCCTGCTAAAAGATGCCTGCTAGATTCACTGAAATATCCATATTCAAAATGCCATGCATTGTTTTAATAAGTCCTTGCAGTTACCCTTTGGGAATACCATGTCCACTTAAAGCCTGATACCATCTACAAGCCCATTTTGAGATGCTTTAAAGGAGACAAATTatgccacatttaaaaaaattatttaataacatgtctgtgacatgctttcatcaaaataccccaaggatcaagaattattgCACTCGTATTTTTTCGTCTTGCGGAAATTAGCCCATTTTTAGGGGCTAATTGTCTCATGCAAGTAAGCGACTGTTTACCCTGCCCcttatactgctgggccaatggccaGTCTGGTTTTGTTACAGTGATGACTGGGGCTCGGCGCTTGACCGATGCTACTAGAGTGGTTTCAGATTTTCGGGGGTAGAGGCCAGAGTGTACAATGTACAGTAGAAagtattttcacttgtggatgCAGCATTTCATACACTACTTTGCGAATGTGGCTAATGTGAGGTAACTCAATGCGCcgctgcttaccttttggctttaacATCATAGCGCGGGTGTCTCATCCTTGGGAGGTATGGGTGTTTCtgcatgatagtgtttcagacagtttggtttgaaagtggctctggatcttcgcCCGTCCCCCGAGTTGATCATGTCATGGGCAGTGAAACTTGTATGTGgctggttattatgtaaatgcaCAAATGCAGAGCGGCTCGCTGAcagatacattttcagaaataggcaaatTAGAAAGGATTAACTTGGTTGTTTACTTTACCAGTTGTGATGGGTAGGCAGATAccccagagacccaactatttgtatacaagccattaaaaaactccattttccataatatgttccCTTTAAGGAAGTTTAGAAAGCAATTGAAGATGTACTCAATGAATGAATTCCCAAATTACCCCCACAAACTATATTACTCAAATGGACAAAGAAAACATTACtccaaaagtaaaatatttcaaataagtTATGCTTTAAAggcatacacatacacacgagaCACAAAAGTTTATTTagataaataatttaaacttTCTTCTGTGTTTTTATGCTTTTAATGTATTTGCTGATTAAATATCTTTACCATTGTATTATTACACACATTTCCTTTGCTCATGCATGTGTCAATGTGTATTTCTGTTTAGATTTACACACATTCATCCTGATTTGGCCAACAACAGAGCCCAATTGGTCTCATGTTACTTTTCATTGTATCTAAGgaacaaaatgaattaaatggtATTCAAACAATCTCTGTACCGTGGTGTGTTGTTCTGTTGAgacatctgtccattttctttactgtagCACTTTGTCTTCATTTGGGTCGCAGGTGATCCGGAGcccatcctagctgactttgggcgagaggctgggtacacagCAGACTGGTGGCCTAATAATCGCAAGGCGCATTGTTAGCGCCGTATCAACCAACCTTGAGGCTTccgctagaaagcaaaaaaaaaaaaaaaaagcctactggaacatctggattttatttggggttcatcagaggcacttaaAATGGTGGTAGCAGTTGACtgtgattggttaataatgaacacagccacatctcaCTTATACAGTAAGAGGAAAGAgggtgtgcaaccacattatttcaattgtttatttttatttacaaagccatttgtaaagctttaTCCTCATTTGGAGAAAACGAGTGAGTCTTATTACATCTGccataaatgtaacacagtatttcagaaaaaaaacaaaaactcataCCAGTAGTCTAACATTGTGGTGGTAGTGATGGTCTGTGGATGCTTTGTCCTTCAGggcctggacgacttgctgtgattgatggaaacatgaattctgctctttaccagaaaatcctgaagcaCACTTTGGTTCTACAGCAGGACAaccatccaaaacacaccagcaagtcaacttctaaatggcttttaaaaacatgaaggtTTCGgagtggccaagtcaaagtatggacttgaatccgattgaccTTAAAAAAACCATTcctgctcaaaaaccctccattgATGCTGAATTAAAGCAATTATCAAAGGAAGAGAGGGCCAAAATatatccacagagatgtgaaagactcactgCCAGCtacagaaaatgcttgatttcagttgttgctgctgagcgTGGCCCAACCACATATTATGTTGAGGggacaattactttttccacacaggtcCGGCTAGCTTTGGATAGTCTTtcttcccccttaataaatacaatctccatttaaaaacaacgttacatgtttacttgtgttgtcttgttctgatatttacatttatttgatgattttaataattaaaacgCGGAAACTATGCTCaggaataagaatttgagagagGGGGGctatactttttcaaggcactgtgtCTAATATAAGGGTCAAGATAACAATCAACGCAAATTGAACAGTCATTCAAGAAAAAGATTGACAAATACTGCACATGACTTCCTTCTAATCATGAGCCCTTGTCTAATGGCCACGCCCATTTGTAATGGACGTTCTGTACACACTAAGTATCTCACACTTGCTGTTTGGAACTTGACTTCCCGTCATCGTCCCGTGCCTTTAATTGTCTACCAGCACATTTGGGAAATAATGTCTGTCTTTGGCGAGGCCGATGACGAATTCCAGTTTCTACGAACGGTGAGTTTTCTTCTGttaattattgataaatgttAGCATAACTCTTGTCATGAAAGCCAACAGTTAGGGAACACGGTGGTTCAAAACAGTCACGAGGGACTAAACATGACCTCTTTTTGTCCTATGTGGGTTTATTATTGGCAAAGTCATACTTTGTAATTACTCACTTTCCACTAAGTGACATTCAACTACTATGCGACAAATTTGCTGACAAGGTTGACTCCTCATATACATTATGCTAATCTGCTGGCTGCACACCTCACCTTTTATTGTTGTAACTCACATTTGATTTATTGGAGCGTATTCAGTTTGTACAGAGCAACTTGGGTGCACAGACAGAATACTAACACTGCGGATTTGAGAGTACAAGTCCCATCCTTGTTTTGTCTATTTTGACCACTCAGGCACTGTCAAGAGAGACCACAAATGGCCTCACTATCTCAACTTTAGTGCACGATGCTATCGCAGTTTCTCAGTTGTAAGCATATGATCTCATCTTGTAAGGGGCACATAAAGTTTtataaaatgtagaaaaagaaGATCTTATATAAGCATGAAAGGACTACACTTAATCGATTTGACAATTGATTTTAAATGGGTCTGCATGTTCAGACGCTGCAATGTCAAACCAAGGATAAACCTGAAAGACTCAGATGAGCATGAGAATCTGAACACCTTGTTCATCCAGCAATTTATGGTAGCATTTAGAATTTAACATGGAATCCCCCTGCGTAGATGTACAAAATGATGTTCAAATCAGACAGGATTTGACTATAAGcttattatattttgaaatttcccttcaaaacaatatgaataagatgtattttttgtgtggattCTCACCCAAATATAATGGGAATATCAACCATCTACCATTAAAAACAGATATAattgatttgtggaaaaaaacatctaaccACAAATCAACCTGCACAGATGAAAACCTCCTTGGTGCAGGTAAAGAACTGCTATGCTTGATAAACATTTCCGCAGTCATCGGTGTCACGGCATTGGCCAGTGTGTTTGACTGCTTGCAGAGTCCTGCTGACATGGACAAGTGGAACGAGGGATAGTGAATGAGGGTATCTTCCCAATAAGGAGTTACGCAGCCTGGGCATCAAGAGGTGTCGGTGGCCCTGGCTGGACCCAGGTCATGTTCCTGAAATAGATGCAGAGCCTTGATGGCTTTCATTCTGTCCATTTGGTATTTGAATGAAGATAAGATTGACAGGGGTGACAAGGATCTACTGGAGACTCATGTTGTACTCCtgccattcactccatgaatacagtgaacccccatttatcatgggggatacattccagacccacccgcaatagaTGAAAAGCTGCAATATGGAGAGaccattaaaaaacactttcaccccttccacatgctttaaacacacttaaatgtattaaaagacacttttaaaacacattgtaaatgtatttgcacAAGTGACGAGGCCTGGTGGGTTGGGCTGTGGCGTCGGCAAGTCTGTGTGTGAGGGGAAACACTGTACTTACAGTAGGTTTTGTTTTTGGCCCCCATTTTCTTAGCAAACGAGAGCACTCAGTAGAATCCAGACATCCATAAGGCAGAACAATAATTCCACATAAGTTCTCCTTCCTTTTAGTGGCTTGTAACTAAATGTTAttgaattaatatttatttttagaatcacCTTTTGGGGGTTCCTTAGTATGCCTGAAAATGCAACCATTTTTGCAAGCGCATGATAATGTTCATATGTTAGGGGTCCCCGAACATGACACTCCACTCACTCAGTAGCGCTCCCCAGAAAGTTCGAAAAAATTATTCCTCGAAACCAACTTTACTGAAAGAAATTTGGTAGATGTGTCCATCACAACAGGACACATGAAACAGTTGCatggacccatgcctgaaattgaacaggcaGTAGGCCGTTTTAGTTTGAAGCAGTTTGGGAGAATTCCAGGTCTCATACTCTGACAAACACCTACTAGGGAATTTGCAGAAATAAGCGTTGATCAGTAGCAGGTATATGCTACATTTTGCCCATGGGGAGAGCATAGCATCAacgtttgatgatcattttgaggattcccAGAAAGTTGACCAAATtagcccctgacaccagttttaCTGATGGACATTTAATTGGGctgacatgtctatcatgacaggACTCACATAAAAGTCTAAAATGTCCCATGCCCGATATTGAagaggaagtcggccatttcgCTTTGTCgcagccattttggggaaattttaGGGCTCGTATTGTGCCGAACTCTGACCAGGGAACATGCCCAAATTCAACCCATTTGGAAAAAGTAATCCAAATTCGAGAGACGCTAAattgtgaagcttttttttcctgcaccATGTAATGTGGGAGTATCATGGCATCAAATTTGTTTGATCATTTCGAGGATTCGCTctgaaaaaaaggtttgggaaGGCCCCAGGTTTAATACTGTACTTGAACCTCAAAAGAGCAATTCCATCCATGCAGCTGCCATTATATCACTTATTGTACATGGTTCGGGGCTGGCTTTGTGGTTTTATACACACTGAATGGACCAGTCACAGAAGCTGTTTGAAACCTTCACAAAACAGATTTATTAATTCATGTACGCTCTGTGTCTTCACGTCAGGGTGACGAGGTGGTTCTGCAAAGCGTCTTCACTTCTCAGGAAGAGCATGTGAAACTTTGCCTTGCTGCCGAGGGCTTTGGCAGCAGGCTGTGCAGGCTGGAGGCCACCTCCAACTGTAAGGTGAGGGACATGCTCAACCTCATCagaaatatcaatattttttcccaTAATATAATTCTAGATTCTATAGATATTTGACAACAGATAGTCACAGAAATGTTATTTAGCCTTCCTTTACGGTATGTTCTCGGCTGCCACGGGAACCCAGTTTCAGATCACCGTTGACAAAACGGTATGGAGGGGAGACATGGAACAGGCAAACGTGAGAGACTGTCATTGCCTTGGATGCCCAGCACGATTTTTAAACTGTCAGAGAATTTTCCGCGGCAGTCACGATGCAGATGAAACCCGTAGTTTGCAATTTTAAAATTACGCAACAAAACCTGAAAGTATGTAATAGGGCGTAATAAAACATGGGGGTGATCCGTAGTGGGACAGAAAGCAGAGGCATTTCCTGGCATCTCACGGCCCTTTCAAGTTTTTACACATTGGTGCGTGTTTTGTCACAGTTCTCATGGCAAGCTAAGGTTTATGTTGCCTTTTTGTTGCGTTCAAGCATGACAGTGACAGTTTACGGGCCTGGCATGATACGCCTTGTCTGAAACAGTCTGAAACTGTGCTTGTTGTTTGGGAGGCTCTTTCACATATAGAAAAGTGCCCATACTCGCCACCTGTCACTCTCCAAAAGCTAAGCCATGTATTTAATTTACCTTCCAAAGCCCGCCATTGCATACCTGTTTGTAACGCGACGTGCACACTCAAATTTTCAGGGAATGCGAGCACGCTATGCAGTGTGTATGTGAACTATGCCTTCTTTCTCATATTTAAGTACAAGAAATGGATTAGTGGGTTAGttgtttacagaaaaaaactaatgtcatcaaacatttattgagtgaCAGTAAGTTCCCCCTATTGACCTAATGCCCTTGTTTAAATGTGCTCTGACACCAACTGGAAGGGGTCTGCAGCCTGGGAGCTACAGTCGAGTCTGCCGTGGCCACAAACGTGCTCCAAACCTGCCCGGTGTCCATATTTCCCCGGTAGACCTTGACAGAAGGTGGAAAAATGCCTCAGAGCTTGATCCGAACATGAAAAATGTGAGGGACCCCCCCAGAGCGGACCAGGAGGGAACGTACTGTCATCCATGTTTGACCACGGGCTGAATCGTAGTTCGCCTTTGAGCCTCCGGGGCTCAGCAGC containing:
- the actn2b gene encoding alpha-actinin-2b isoform X2, yielding MLDAEDIINTPKPDERAIMTYVSCFYHAFAGAEQAETAANRICKVLGVNQENEKLMEEYERLASQLLEWIRRTTPWLENRTPEKTMAEMQRKLEDFRDYRRQHKPPKVQEKCQLEINFNTLQTKLRISNRPAFMPSEGKMVSDIATAWQGLEHAEKGYEEWLLTEIRRLERLDHLAEKFRQKANNHENWASGKEMLLSLKDYETATLTQIKAMLRKHEAFESDLAAHQDRVEQIAAIAQELNELDYHDVAAVNQRCQSICDLWDRLGTLTQKRREALERTDKLLETIDQLFLEFAKRSAPFNNWMEGAMEDLQDMFMVHTIEEVQSLIAAHEQFKATLPEADAERQAILGIHNEVQKISQSYGIKANIINPYSTITTDELLAKWDKVKKLVPQRDSAMQEELAHQHSHERLRRQFAAQANLIGPWIQARMEEIGRCSLEIGGTLEDQMTQLKQCEHVIVAYKPNIDKLEGDHQLIQESLVFDNKHTNYTMEHIRVGWELLLTTVARTINEIETHILTRDAKGISQQQMNEFRSSFNHFDRKKNGAMETDDFRACLISMGYDLGEVEFARIMILVDPNGTGIVSFQSFIDFMTRETADTDTAEQVVASFRILAADKPYILVEELRRELPPEQAEYCIMRMPPYKILGAPPGALDYTAFSTALYGESDL